The DNA region caattcgattgCGGTCAGCACCGTTTTAGTGCTGTATAGTGATCAAATTTTGCCGCCGGTAGTGTTGACAAACTCCAAATTTAAGCTGTTGTTATTCtcaaaaaagaagaagagaaAACACGCACATTTTCCACAATCTgtaaaacgaaaaaaatttGTACGAAAATAACACGAAACATTTAACAAGTAAACATTAAACAGACATGCCGCGACCCCCGAAAAGAGTTCACCAGGAGGCCAAGAAAGAGTCGGCTCCACCAGATCAGCCGCCAAACAAATCCGCTCCAGAAAATGTGGAGGCCTTCACAAACGTGAGTAGCGATTTAGTCAATGTACATAAGCGTATTTCGTTGGAATCCATACGTTTTCTGCTCTGACATTTCAGCAAGGGTTCAAGAATGTTATCGCCGCCACGAAAGCCGCCAATGCCTTTCCACAAGGAACCGCCCGCGCCCTTTACCTAAGCTATCCGGGCTACGCACGTGTTATGGACGACCTGTCCCAACGGGTGGTGGCGCTCATCGGAAACGTGCTGAAGGCCAACAACATCAAAGGCGACATCAGAAAGTAAGGTTCTACCGATGAGACCCGTTCTTGGATGTAGCTTTGATGTTGACCCACTTGTTGGATTGTTAAGAATTCATCTTAGCCATTTAAGTCAATGTTGGGTCTTATGTCTGTAAACAATAACACAAATTTTTTCTTCAAACAGACGGCAAGTGGAAGAACAGTTTGAGATGGTGCAGGAGAGCAACGACATACTGTTCGAGCGCATAACGACCAATCTGGACATTAAGAGTGGACTGCGAAGAAATCCCCAAGAGGTCGTAGAGACCCAGGTGGACGTGATGAGCAGCTCTACTTCCGCAGAACCAGCAGAAGTTTCTCCACAAACCCAAGAGACTCCAAAGGCGGGCAGCTGGAACAGAACGACAGGAACACCCCAACGCAACATGGTTTCCGCTCGACTCTTTACCGCCAAGAACATTGTTCGCCCGCAGACGCAATTTAAGGAGCCGGTGGATAACAGTGCCCAGAATCCGTTTGTTCCAAGGCTTAAGGAGAAACCTAACTCTCTCAAGCCACTGGCCCTGCTACCCGAATACGATGATGCCGGCAATATCCAATCCTATTTGCATCCCTACGAGTTTGAGCTGCTTAAGTTTCAGCCTGCGGCGGATCAActccaaaaacaaaagccagtGCTTCCAGCGTTGATGGCAAACACCGAGCTTATGGTGGTTGATACGGTTGAAAAACTGGAGCAGGCATTGGAGGAACTCAGGCAAGCGCCCCAGATCGCCATTGATGTGGAGCACCACTCGTACCGCACCTTCATGGGCATCACTTGCCTGGTCCAGATGTCTACTCGCAGCAAAGACTATATTTTTGATACCCTGATCCTACGCGATGATATGCACATACTGAATTTGGTACTCACCGACCCCAAGAAGCTAAAGATCCTGCACGGCGCCGATTTGGACATTGAGTGGCTGCAGCGGGACTTATCGTTGTATATCGTCAACATGTTTGACACGCATCGGGCTGCCAAAGCCCTGAACTTGGCCAGGTTATCGTTGGCTTATTTGCTGAAGCACTACCTGGATTTGGATGTGGACAAGAGCCTGCAACTGGCCGATTGGCGGATGAGGCCTCTCCCCCAGCAGCTGGTGGACTACGCTCGCCAGGATACGCACTTTTTGATATATGTTTACGAACGCATGACAAACgatctgctgcagcagcatgCAGATCCGGGATTACTGGGCAGTGTCTATCAACAGAGCACGGATGTCTGCAAGAAGCGGTATAATAAGCCTCATATCGGACCAGAATCTCATTTGGATTTAGTTCGAAAAACGAAGCGCTCTTTCGACAACCGCCAACTGTATGCCCTTCGCGGAATCTTCGAGTGGCGCGATGCGACGGCGCGGTCAGAGGACGAGAGTTACGGCTATGTGCTGCCCAACCACATGATGCTGCAAATCGCAGAGAGTCTACCAAGAGAGATGCAGGGAATCCTAGCCTGCTGCAATCCCATTCCGCCGCTGGTGCGCCAACAGCTACACACGCTTCATCAGATTGTCCTCAAGGCGCGCGATCAGCCGCTGGTCAAAGTGAGTTTCTTGGCGCTTTCAAGCAGCGCCTGCAACTCGCTGAACGTTGGCGCCTACCCCGAAAATTTTTTATTACCAATCAATTGTAATTAACATTGAAATGAAGAACATGTTTTGCCTTCACCTCATAGTCCAATTCATTTAATGTCCGCAGGCTTACTGAATAGCTCTTACTTTTCATTGCTAACTTTTTACCATATCGAGGTTGTATGCataatgtttaatgtttttgaCTTTACTCATTATTTCAGCCGATCCTGGAAGCCCGCAGCAGTACACAGGCATCGCTGCCTCCCTCGACCAAAGACTTCAGCAGCAAGCTCTACTGTCCACACGATTTCTCGCATCTGGAGGAGATCCGCGACGACCTGCCAACGCTGTTAAAACGTAGTTCTACTTCAGGGAAACTGGAGATACCCAGAGCGGAGGAGGTTGCCAATGAAGGCCTGCCCATCGCAGCACCAGCAATGGCTCTGTTCGAAAAGCAGTCCAAGCCGACCCAAGAGGAGGAGCAGCGCTGGGCTCACCTTCGCAAGGAGAGCCAGACTTTGCGTATGCCGTACAAACGGTACCTCGCCATCCTTCCGCTGATGGTGCAACTAAAGGCTGACCAGTTGGCCAGGGAGCGAAGTGAGTTGCAAAAGAGGCAATTGTGTCCAACGGCCCCAACTGTGGAGCAAAACATTAAGCTGGAGGCACATGCCATCAAAAAGGAGGAGGATGTCGTGTACTCCGTGCCGCTGAAGGAACAGCTGAAGCGCAAGCACCCACAAGCAAACGGCAAACCAGATGCGGATCAACAGCCAACTACCAGTAAGAGACCCCGCAAGGATGAGAACAGACAACCGAAACCGCCGGTGAAGACTGAACCAGTCGAAGAGGTTCAACAGGGTGCAGGCGAAAGTGATGACGAGGTCGTGGAAGTTCCTATAGAAAGGCAAGCCACGGAGCGGCCAAAACCATCGCCAGCACAGAATAAGCGGCAGCAGAAGAAAAATCAGTTCCAGCGCGGATTCAAGGCCAAAAATCGAGGAAACCACCCGCAGAGCTCCAGTCAGCAGATTCCGCAGCACACGGGTGAAGGCAACTTTGACTACAAGAACGTGGACTTCCGCCAATTCAAGGGAGGAGCGCAAAGAGCCCGGGGCACAGAAATCAAACAGCAAATTCGCGGCAAGGTGAGTGCCTAATTCTTTTTActttaaagtatatttaaaaGCTGCTTTagcttttattaaatttctaCTTCCCGCACTAATAATAAATTACGATTTTTTTAGAACCGTCCCAACAATCGCAACAACAAGCAGTTCAACAAGCTTTTTACATTTAGTAATGTAAGGAAAgaaggcaaaaaataaactgCAATCGTGACGAAGtctgtaaaatatatattactgGTATATATGTGAATTGAATAGAAAATATGCACGCAGAACGAGACTGGacaagtttttattttgtttgattgttTACACATTCTCATTTAAGttacaaaactaatttttcttgtttctatcaagttttgcaattttctAAAATATCACCTATTAAATAACAACCGTAACTATTCATTAAACTAGACTATCGGATATGTTGTTAAGGTTGGGTTTGttgttaaaattttatgaataaTGTAAGAGATGTTCATTGAAAAAATATTggaaaaccaaataataattaatagtCGTGGCAGATATGGCAACAGGTTTCTCCgagtttcaatttaaaaattattttatatgcattCAAATTGTTAAAGCTAATTAGGACTTCTTTGACTGAAATTCTCAAATGGATGGCATCGCAATTTTTATAAATCTAGCTTCGATACATCCAATACAAGTAACgacaaataaactaaaaaaactGTTTCGggcatttaaatattcaaaaacgTTGGGAGAAATACCGACAGCCGTCGAAGGAAAACATGGACTAAAATAATAAGATAATTCCTCTATCTAACTTTAGCTTAAGTAGGATGTGGAAAGTGAGTCCCGGAAGCTCTAGTGTTGGCTTTTAGCCACAATCTCAAGCTTGAACTACAGAGTTTTGAACATTTTGTCGCCCTCGATGTCCATGCAGTACTCCACAACAGCATAGACCACCAGAAGTCGTCGCTCCACTCCTTTTTTATGCTTATCCGTAATGAGGGGATAGAGGGTATCCTGCTTGGAAAGCCGGTCGATGATTTCCGTGAGTACGCCGCCGGAAAAGACTTGCAAGCGATCCCACGTGGACTTTCGCAGTCTGGAAGGTATACATGTGAATAGTTATACGTGTTTATAAGGTCGGAGTCTTACAGGCAGCATTGGTAGAGTGGGGCAAGGATGTCCAAGTGATCCTTGTTCGGGTTTCCAAACGCTTTTCCATTGTCGATAAGCACCACGCGCTCCTCTCGCGTCTCATAGTGATGCCGGTCCCCGTTTTGAATTAGGTAATCAAAAATAGCCGCATCTATAAGGTCCAGCAGACGAATTGtctccattttatttttcaacgaCCTGCAAAGTAGTATTTTTAAACTCGTAATTGGTACCGTAGTGTGGAACTTACTTGCAGTAGGTCATGTCGTCCTCCCAAGGCGCACGCTTGTCATCCTTGTAGGTGCGTTGCCAAGGAGATCGCCGCTTTGCCAACGTTCCAGGAACAATGTAGATGAGCACACCTTCAATGTTGTGCCTTTCGTCGCCACAAACGGTCTCCTCCTCGTTGCAGTAGTGACACTTCCCGAACAGGCAGTACTTTTCCTTGCCATCCTCGTCCGTTTCGATGTTTATGGTTTGCTGGAGCTCGGGATCGCCTTTGGCATATATCTCTTTCTTCAGGTTTACCACTCGACCCACAACGATGGGCGTCCATCGAAAGTCGAGCACGGCGCCCAGATAGAAGGCATATACTTCCGCAGTGTGCCGATCCTTGCCACTGTATACCAAGCCATCGATGACCTCGTCCCGCGGATACCATTGCGGCTTAAAGATGACCTTTTGCTGCTGGGAGAGGCGGACCAGGAGCTTCAGCTGCGTACCCCGACCCAGGTTGCTCACCCGGGTGATCGGTTCGCGGCGCAGTGTTTCTAAAAGCTGTCCCATCGATGAGTCGTATAAGGGATAGACCTCGTTTTCATGGGGCCACTGAAAAAAAACCGAGTTGTTAGTGAATATACTTAgcaaaatattataatatagaATCTCGTTCCCTATTAAGAATTATTTGGTGTCTTTTGTTTGCATAAGCAGCCACACATAAACCGCGGCCACAGCATAACAAAATAGGTAATTCTGGCAGATTCACTAAATAGACCATAGACCTACCCAGTTCGCAATGTCCCAAAGAACACTGGCGTTTTCGTACGGCGCCGCCTTGTAGTTCTTGAGCAGCTTGTTGCGGAACATGAAGAAGCGAGGATTGCGATTGAGGTAGTTGGGTTTCAGGTGGCGCATCTTGTGCCGGATCATGTTCTCCAGCGCCCGAACGCTGGCCAGATGACCCTCCTCGGCGCTCAGGTAGTACATGAAGTAGAAGTTGGCACCGAGCGCCAAGCCCAAGAGGCTGGCCACGATTCCCGCGATGATGACGCTGCGCTTGTTCATCCTGCAGCCTGGGCGTTAGCCTATTTTTAATATTACGTATGCGCAGCGATAGCCGCACTGGCAAATTGCTGAATTCTAGCCGAAATGTTGATATGGCCGGGCTGGCACAGTGgcatgctgctgttgttgctgctgtcgccgCTGTTCCTCTGGCaattgttgcagttgttgccgTTGCACTTGCAATATTTGCCGCAGTTcttgcaattgttgctgctgctctggcgattgttgttgttgctgacgCTGCCCTTCCTTTTGCtgtatttttcgttttttttggcagacaTCGGCTAACAACTGTTCGCATCAGTCCATTGTTGTGCAAATTAATTGTGGCCGCATCTGAAAACGTGTAagcattaattaaattgtcaGTACTAGGTACTAGAACGAGTCCTGTTCCGGGTTCTAGTCACTTTGCTCACCCACTGCAGCAAGTCAATCAGATCCGGTTGTTGACACAACCTAACACTCGAATTCTTGGCAATTGGCTTATCTTAGTGTTTCCGTGTTTCGGGATATTATCAGATCAGCGACTACCAATAGGTGATGGTATGAATCATGATGGTTGAATAGTCTGGTCCTTCTAGGTGGTTATCCCATTGGTGTGTCTATGCATTCAATTATCTAGAAGATGTGTGAGATACGAGATTTGTGTGAACTGTTCCTGGCACAAGTAGCTTTCTATCTGACTTATCCGTTTGTTTACAAGCGTGAAGTGGCCCCTTTGGGATTCTTGGCCACAATTCCCCAATAAATCGTGTGCTTcctcttctgctgctgctttaaTTGGCCGCCGtcttgtttttggccaacatccACATGTACACACAGCCCACTGCACGCATTCGGATTCGGAAAACAAAGAATTCTACTGCCGCACTTAGGCTGCCTCTCCGATTTGGCCGATCGTGTATAAATAGCTTTTGTTTATGTCGgtgaaaatggggaaaacgtGCGTTTTTCACCGGCGCAGGAAAATGACAACAAGAGAGAGGAACGCgatgtaaacaaaaaacagctGACTTAAACTGTTGCAGCCCTATTGGAAATGTGTGAGTAGATCTGGCAACGCCGAGAATACCCGCCAAATTCagtttaaataatatacttCTGcgatttcgttttatttctgGGCCTATTTTCTCAGGTGGCCAAAAGTTAATCAAAAACCTTAGTCAACCCACAAAAGGAATGCCGGCTAAAGGTCAAATGCTCACACACGTTAAAGTTATTATAAAAACCCACACAATTCCGAATTGCACAGATGAGTCCTTGAACGTACACTGCAAGAATTTAAGTTTGGATTGCTTTGACCAAGTCTGAATTTATCTAAATGTTCctaaaaatatgatttttaaaACAACAAGATAGgtttcttaaataaataatgctgCATTGTGAGGAAATTACCTTTAGGCAATATTTCATATGTAGTAAATTTTGGGCTATATAAAGAACATTATTAATTCCTCAATGTTATTCACCTATGcatttctttaaatttgtaGGAATTTTTAAGAGTGCAGACGTACGTAAAGTTAGCTTACTTATTATTTCCATCGACGTGGATAGCCTGGGAGGTTTACCTTGCCCCGGGGCTCCCACTGGAGCAGTGCGCATAAAGTGCACCCACTCCTCAATCGGAATGAAGGAGAAAAGGGGGCTAAAAGGAGTGAAAGCAGGGAGAGAAGGAAAATCGAGGAGAGTTATCCCAGGCCACATATGGCGCAAAATAAACCGACAAATGATAACGGCACTCgagcaaacaacaataaaGGATGAAAAGCACGAAAATCGAGTAAATGAAAGAAATAATGGTGTCGGGAGTGTACAACAAGTAACAAAACGCACGAACGTGTATCCCCCCATCCCTACCTTCAACCTCCCCCACCACCTCCCCCACCCCCTTTCCAGCAAACCCCGTCCCACACTTTCCTGCGCACTTTGGGCCCCCGAAAATTCAAATGCCGACAGCATCCGCCGCCACATTTGTTGCTGGCCTGGGAAATCCAAAGGCAGTTGGCGGCCAAAACGCAACACCCTCAGTGTCGACACATTACGATTACAGTTGAATTTTGCCAGCAGTCATATAACTCGCAGAAATAAAATGATTGGatattaaacaatttgtaaCAAACAAAGTTGTATGCAGACTATTGGTTTGggtttgtttgttattaacTTTCCcaactgaaattaaaatgctttaaaataaatatttattgaacaaTTGATTAGAGTAACCCCGCTCTTAAAACtacaaatttttcatttatatttatatattgtccatatttttcgcagtgcatgTAGTGAGTACGCAAGTGCCAAAAAATGATCTCCttgttttcattgttttgtGGGTTTGCTCGTTTGTTTGTCTGTCGTTTCGCGTGGGATGTGTATTACATACTGAAATAAGCCAATTTCCGAATCTGGCTTGTTTGGTGAGCTGCAAAATGCATAAGTTGTAAAGGCAAGGCCAATTCGGGAATTTTTAATCCAATTTTATATCCAAATTCAAATCATTATTTAATCAATTGCTTGCAGCGGTGCTATAACATTACGATATGAAGCGGAAAAGTGTAGCCTTTACGCGTAAGAAGTGAACCTATTAATATCCGCACATTTCTAATTAATATCAATTAGGGATCCACACTCACACCATCGTCTCAGCCAAGTGAAAAcgaacaaataaacaaaactaaacaattcaattagggggaaaattgtgaaaagcCAATGGAAGTACTCAGTTCTTAGTAATTGGGTCAGATGTCGCTAACGAGCATGACAATTACACAGAATGTTGCCCAAGGAATCAATTTCGGCCAAAAGAAGGGGGTTCCCCTTGACGTGTGTCTATGCGCGTAATGAGCTTTTCCAATATTTAGCGGAAATTGGGAATTTACAAGAATATTGTGCAGAATCCCAATCCTTTGGAGTGAAAGGATGTTGGGACAATATCTTCTAATTTAAAGATGCATAAAGTATCCTTGGGAAGCGTTGAAACAACGCTAAATCTGCgcaaacataatttaaatttgtatcgCCACTTACAcctccttttcttttttaaccCGAAGCGAAGAAGAGGCTgtgaaaaaatcaattaattcaCACACCAGCACAGATGTGAAAGTTACACACCGCGTCGTGTTAATTGCCCTTGTGCCCCAATTCATGTTTTTCCATCgctctttttgtttgtctCCGCTGGATGGCGCTTTCCTTAATGGCCGTCGCTCTTATCTGGCCCCTCATGCGTTTTGTAATTAATTGGCAGACATTTTACTACCGTGCCACGTTGTCATAGGTCGTTCTGGGCGTCACGTGCTGTGTGAAGGCGAAGGGGAAGGGTAAGGGTAAGGGGAAGGAGGCGGGGGTGGTGGCAGCTAatgattaattacaatttaatttgtttggcattttgcaGCGCTTTAACGGCCGCGTTGGACGATGACAAAACACAAATGTCCACAGGCTCCCGAAGGATTCGTTTAAATTTCAACAATTGCTTGCCGCCAAATAAATTTGTCTCTGTGTTCAATGTATCATGTTTGCTGCgcgtttaattgaatttggtGTCGCAATACAGCGGGGATCCAtctaattaattgttttttgtttttcttctttgttTTGATTCGCATTTATCTTCAATTCGTGCCCTTCTTTGCTTTGCGACTTTGTGCTTGCTTGCCTAGCtcccaaaaatatgcaaatttggGCTTATGAAAACGGCTAATGAGTAGGCCTTTAAATTATGGGAACACagaaaataatttctttaattcGAGATTTCTTTTGGCACTTGAACTGCATTGAAAGCAATGGTTTCAAACAAAATCTGTAAAGATTTTTCGTGACAAGTATGCCAGGATATTTTTTACGACTCTTTTCTGTCCTCCGTTTGTGCAACAAAAGGACGTGAAAAATGGGCAACAATTTCGGGGGCCCAACGTGAAATTAACTCATTCGTTGTGGCCTAGAATAACAAAagacactcgcacacacactggcacaccctcacacacacacactcacacggACACACAGTCGTAAATAGACGCTCCTAAGGTCAAGCAACGTCATTTTTCAGacggccaaacaaaaaaaaatgaaataaggAAGGAAAAAAGGAGAATAACTCGGCTTCAAGTGCCGCCACACGGAGAATTTAATGTGTCAGAGTGTTGGGCCCACAAaatgtgcgagtgtgtgtgtgtgtgtgtgtgtgtgtacgagTAATGTGTGTGAGCCAAAACACATGCTCGGTCAGGaggaaaatataaacaaacgCTCACGCAAAAGCTTCGCGCTCCTTTCAACCCGAAAAACTGTGCCACGAAAAAGCTTTGTGCGTAAAGCTGAGGAGCAACAGTTCCGCGCGAGAGAGCGCAAGAGCGGATGCAGCACGGCAACACTGGAAGTGGACGTGGACGTAGACGTGGAAGTGCTCTCTCCCTTCTCTCGCAGCGGAGCAACAGTTAAGATTCCGCTCTCACCCTTCGCAGTCCCCGGACaaagttgttgttgctttcgcCACTGCGAATGCTCCACCTGAaagctgttgttgctgtggaATTCGAGTCAATGGAGCAGAGGAATACACGTAAAAAACTGGTAGTCAATTTGGCTAATGCAACGGTTGCAGCACATTACACacgttttaaaaaatttgagGTATATAAACGATGGTTGTCAATCGTATACTTAATATACTCGTCGTAtacttaataaaatattagtGCAGTGTAATTAAAGAATATATTCATTATGCTAAGGTATAAGtataatatgaaataaattattttactaTGGATTATGAGACCCTTTTTCCAGTGTAGCCGCGCAGCACAGCCCTGTCGCTGGGTGAGAATGTGTGAGTGAGCCCATTCTGGCCGCCCAGGACCTTCTGGTGCTTTTATGGCCTGTggagctgttgctgctgctgccgttttTGGCCAGTGCCTGGATTGCTGTTGGCGCGAGAACAACGCGCGCGTTCTTGACTGCGTTTTCCCACGTTTTCGGCTTGAGCGTTTTTTTATGTGACTGAACTAACTGAATTGTTTCGTTTGTGGCCAACGTGTGCTAGTTTGTGGCGTTTTTTTGGCCATCCACGTGCGGTCGTTACAAGTGtcttgaaatgcaaataaacgCGATTCCAACGGGAGTGCAATGCATCTTTTATGGGCGCCATTAAAGCTGCTAACTGGTATGTTTAGGCCATTGCTCGTTTGGGCCATGTCAGCCACATA from Drosophila santomea strain STO CAGO 1482 chromosome 3R, Prin_Dsan_1.1, whole genome shotgun sequence includes:
- the LOC120454093 gene encoding exosome component 10; the protein is MPRPPKRVHQEAKKESAPPDQPPNKSAPENVEAFTNQGFKNVIAATKAANAFPQGTARALYLSYPGYARVMDDLSQRVVALIGNVLKANNIKGDIRKRQVEEQFEMVQESNDILFERITTNLDIKSGLRRNPQEVVETQVDVMSSSTSAEPAEVSPQTQETPKAGSWNRTTGTPQRNMVSARLFTAKNIVRPQTQFKEPVDNSAQNPFVPRLKEKPNSLKPLALLPEYDDAGNIQSYLHPYEFELLKFQPAADQLQKQKPVLPALMANTELMVVDTVEKLEQALEELRQAPQIAIDVEHHSYRTFMGITCLVQMSTRSKDYIFDTLILRDDMHILNLVLTDPKKLKILHGADLDIEWLQRDLSLYIVNMFDTHRAAKALNLARLSLAYLLKHYLDLDVDKSLQLADWRMRPLPQQLVDYARQDTHFLIYVYERMTNDLLQQHADPGLLGSVYQQSTDVCKKRYNKPHIGPESHLDLVRKTKRSFDNRQLYALRGIFEWRDATARSEDESYGYVLPNHMMLQIAESLPREMQGILACCNPIPPLVRQQLHTLHQIVLKARDQPLVKPILEARSSTQASLPPSTKDFSSKLYCPHDFSHLEEIRDDLPTLLKRSSTSGKLEIPRAEEVANEGLPIAAPAMALFEKQSKPTQEEEQRWAHLRKESQTLRMPYKRYLAILPLMVQLKADQLARERSELQKRQLCPTAPTVEQNIKLEAHAIKKEEDVVYSVPLKEQLKRKHPQANGKPDADQQPTTSKRPRKDENRQPKPPVKTEPVEEVQQGAGESDDEVVEVPIERQATERPKPSPAQNKRQQKKNQFQRGFKAKNRGNHPQSSSQQIPQHTGEGNFDYKNVDFRQFKGGAQRARGTEIKQQIRGKNRPNNRNNKQFNKLFTFSNVRKEGKK
- the LOC120454097 gene encoding glycosaminoglycan xylosylkinase homolog, producing the protein MNKRSVIIAGIVASLLGLALGANFYFMYYLSAEEGHLASVRALENMIRHKMRHLKPNYLNRNPRFFMFRNKLLKNYKAAPYENASVLWDIANWWPHENEVYPLYDSSMGQLLETLRREPITRVSNLGRGTQLKLLVRLSQQQKVIFKPQWYPRDEVIDGLVYSGKDRHTAEVYAFYLGAVLDFRWTPIVVGRVVNLKKEIYAKGDPELQQTINIETDEDGKEKYCLFGKCHYCNEEETVCGDERHNIEGVLIYIVPGTLAKRRSPWQRTYKDDKRAPWEDDMTYCKSLKNKMETIRLLDLIDAAIFDYLIQNGDRHHYETREERVVLIDNGKAFGNPNKDHLDILAPLYQCCLLRKSTWDRLQVFSGGVLTEIIDRLSKQDTLYPLITDKHKKGVERRLLVVYAVVEYCMDIEGDKMFKTL